The genomic segment ACCACCGCGGTCTTGAAGGGAACATTGCCAACAAGCACCCAGTAGATGAGCCACGGCGCGAATCCGAAGAGCATGCCCACGGTGGGCCAGTGTATGAGTTGCCCCTCCCACACCGGCGAGCACCGCCGCATCGGGGCCGTCAGGCATCCTGCGGCGACCGGGCAAACCCATTACATTGCGTCTGTAGTGAACGACGATCCGCGCAACGACGTGGTCTCCCGGCAATACGATCGGTGGCAGTACCCGCCCCCCATTGACGACCTCGAGGCCTACTCGAAGAACAACTGGGAGTGGTTCGACCCCTTCTGGGCGCACCGGGTGTTGTGGCCGGACCGCGGCTATCGGCCCGACCTGGACATTCTGATCGCGGGGTGCGGAGCGAACCAGGCGTCGGTATTCGCCTTCACCAACCGTGCGGCCAGCGTCGTGGCGATCGACGTCAGCCAATCGGCGCTGGATCATCAGCGGTATCTCAAGGACAAGCACGGCCTGGACAACCTGGAATTGCACCTGCTGCCGATCGAAGAGGTGTCGACGCTGGGCCGCGACTTCGACCTGATCGTGTCCACCGGCGTGCTGCATCACATGGCCGATCCGCAGACCGGCATGACGGCGCTGGCGGGTTGCCTGCGGCGCGAGGGCGCGATGGGGATCATGCTCTACGCCAAATACGGACGGACCGGGGTCGAGCTGCTGGAGTCGGTCTTTCGCGACTTGGGCCTTTCTCAGGACGACGCGTCGGTTCAGGCGGTCAAGGACATCATCGCGACGCTGCCCGCGGACCATCCCGTCCGCAGTTACCTGGCGGTGACCCGCGATCTGCAGACCGACGGCGCGCTCGTCGATACGTTCCTGCACGGTCGCCAGCGCAGCTACACCGTCGATCAGTGTCGTGATCTGGTCACCGCGGCCGGGCTCACCTTTCAGGGGTGGTTCCACAAGTCGCCGTACTATCCGCACGAAATGTTCACTCCGGCAAGCAAATTCGTGGATTACCTGACGAAATTGCCCGAGGCCGAACTGTGGTCGGTGATGGAGCGGCTGCAGACGGCGAACGCGACACATTTCTTCATGGCCTGTCGCCCGGACCGTCCGAAAGAGCACTACACGATCGATTTCACGACGAATGCGGCCCTGGACTATGTACCGATGTCGCGTACCGCGTGCCTGCTCTCCGATGCCGACCTGCTCGGACCCGGCTATCGGCTGCGACTCGACCCGGCTCAGCTGCCCTTCGCACAACTCGTCGACGGCCGCCGCAGCATCCGGGAGATCGCCGCCGGCGTCGCGCAGCGCGGTGGTGGCAGCATCGGCGAGGCGGAGGACTTGGCGCGCAAGCTATTTCAGGAGCTGTGGCGTCTGGACTTCCTGTCGATGGCCATTCCTGTGAGTGAGCACGGAGCGTAATAAGTTGTGCACGGCCGTATCTCGCGCCACGGGCTGGCGAGGAAAGCCGCGAAATCGGTTGTCGAGACATAATGTCAAGACGAAGTTAGGATTCTGGTCCTGCACGGTTCACATCAAGGGGGTCGACGAATGAAGAACACGGCATGGTTGGCGGGCCCGATCGCCGCCGTGGCGACCGGCCTTGTCGCCATCGCCGCTGCCCCGATCGCCCATGCCGACGGGGCGGATGACACCTACCTGCGCACGCTGCAGCAGCGTGGGCTCTCCTGGCCCGGCGGCCAGGACCAGATGATGATCAACGCCGGCCACGCGGTGTGTCAGGACTTTGACGCCGGGGACACGATGGCCCAGACCGTCGACGACGTGAAGAAAGCGCTGGGAGTGAGCAACATGGGCGCCGGCAGCATCGTCGGTGCGGCGGTTGCGGCTTACTGCCCGGAGAACCGCAGCAAAATGTAGAGCTGACCTCGCAGCTCCAGAGACGATTTCGCTTCCTGCGGATGGTCGCGAGCTAAGGTTGATCGGTGCTTGCCCTGGACACGATGGTCCGCGAAAAGCTGTTCATCTGTCCGCGCTGCGCTGGCGCGGTGCTCTCCGACGCCGGTTCCTGGCGATGCAGCAACACGTCCTGCAGATACGCCGAAGTGCCGTTCCCGACCGTCTCCGGGGTGCCGGCCCTCGTCGACTTCGAGCACAGCGTGGTCGACGCCGATCGGTTGCAGGCTTCTCAGGGCGCCTCCGATATCGCCCGGTCCGGGCTTAACCGCACACTGCGTGCGCTGGTACACCCCGCCAACACCGTCGCTGCGGCCAGCGTCGACCGGATGCTCGAGTTACTCCGGGCCGACGCTGCCGCGACCGGGCGACGCGCGCGGGTTCTCGTGATCGGGGGCGGTTCCCAGGGCGACGGCTTGGCGAAGCTCTACGGCGACCCGGATGTCGATCTCATCGCCTTTGATATCTACGCCAGCCCGATCGTGCAATTCGTCGCCGACGGTCACGCGATCCCGCTGGCCGACGCCTCCGTCGATGGCGTGGTCGTCCAGGCGGTGCTTCAGTATGTGCTCGAGCCGACGGTAGTCGCGAAGGAGATCCACCGGGTGCTGCGTGGCCGAGGAATCGTGTACGCCGACTCGCCGTTCATCCAGCAGGTCTCCGAGGGCCCTTACGATTTGACCCGTTTCACCGATAGCGGGCACCGCTATTTATTCCGCAGATTCGAACGCATTGACTCCGGATGTGTGGCCGGGCCCGGCACCGCTTTGCGTTGGTCGATCGACTATTTCGTCCGGGCGCTGACCCGCTCCCGCCGGCTTGGCAGGCTCGCGGTGCTCTGCTTTTTCTGGCTCAGCTGGATCGACCGCATCCTCGACCCGAGACACGCAATCGACGGGGCCAGCAGCGTGTTCTTCCTCGGCCGCAAAAGCGACGTCTCGATCACCGGGGCCGACATCATCGATTACTACCAGGGTGCGATGTCTGAGATCCACGGTCGAACCTGACGAACGGGCGCCGCGGCGACGGCGGTTGCACGTTCAGCTACGGTCCGGCGGCGTGGGCGAGCGCCCGGAACCACGCTCCAATTTCCGTGCCCCCAGTCGGACTCGAACCGACACTGGGCGGATTTTAAGTCCGCTGCCTCTGCCAATTGGGCTATGGGGGCCCCGGCGGCGAATCTAGCGCGCGAGACCCGATTGGCAACCACCGCGTCCCCCGAATTCGGCCAACTCCAGAGCGTGCGTGCCGGGTGCACTTCGCGTAAGATCCGCGCGCCGCGCTACTTACAGCTAATCGGCCCTTTGCGTCAGGTGACACCGCCGTGTCGACCGCCAGGACCCTGTTAAAACTGCCTGCGTCGTCGTTAAGACGCCGTAAACGCCCGTCACCCGCGCCCTTTCGATCGGGAACTTAGGCATCGGGGAAATTAGCCTTACGCCAGTACTCAGGGGCTGGTACGCAAACACTCAGGGTCGGTCCAAGGTTTCGGGTCGACGAGTTTCGAACACTAGAGGAGTAATGGATGTCATTCCTGACAACAGTGACTGAAGAGTTGCTTGCCGCGCAGGGGCAGCTGGAAGCGATCAATGCCAACCTTGCGGCGCAGAATGCCGGCGCCGCGGCCGCGACCACGGTTGTCGCTCCGGCCGGCGCCGATGCGGTGTCGCTGCAGCAGGCGGCGCTTTTCTCGGCGTTCGGCACCACCTACCAGACGACCGCCGCGGAAGCTCAGACCCAGCTGGAAACGTATACGACCAACCTGGGCACCAGCTCCACCAGCTACAGCGACACCGAGGCCAACAACGCGGCATCGGCCCTGCTTCAGTCCGCCGACCCCTCGCAATTCAGCCTGCTTGCAGATCCTGTTTCGCAGGTTCAGGCGGCCGGCCCCGGCAGCACCGGCCTCGACATTCTGCAGTACCTCCTGGGTGGCACCGGTAACTTCACCAACTCGGCGATGCTCGGCGGCATGTTCGGCCTCTCCAGCAACAGTGCCAACATCTTGAACATCGGTGCCGGCAACTGGGCTTCGGCCGCATCGAACCTCGTCGGTATGGCCGGTGGTGGTCTGCTCCCAGCCGGTAGCGACACGATCGGCGACGCGGCCGCGGCGGCGGGCGCCGCGGACCTGGCCGCCTCGACCACCCCGATGCCAGCAGGCATGGGCGGCGGTGCCGCGATGCCGGTGGTCGCCGGCATCGGCCAGGGCACCCTGGTCGGCAATCTGGCGGTACCGCCGAGTTGGGTCGGCGGTCAGGTCACTCCGGTGGTCGGGACCACCGCCACGCCACTGCACACCGTGGGCTGGACCTCCGCCGCGCCAGCGGCCGGCACCGGCACGCCGATCGCCGGCATGCCCGGCATGGTCACCGGCGCGGGACGCGCTTCCAGCGGCTTCGGTGCGCCGCGATACGGCGTCAAGCCGATCGTCATGCCGAAATCGACTGCCGTCTAGCGCTTTCACGGTTAACCACCAAGCGAATTCTTCGAACAGGAGCGAATACAAAAATGGTTATGGACTTTGCAGCACTACCTCCGGAGATCACCTCGACGCTCGTGTGGAGCGGCCCCGGCTCGGCGCCGCTGATGGCTGCCGCGACCGCGTACGCCAACCTGGCCGCCGAGGTGAGCACCACGGCAACCTCATGGGAGTCGATCATCTCGCTGCTGACCACCGAGGCGTGGACGGGTGGTGGGTCGGCCGCGGCAGCCACCGCGGCGCAGCCGATCGTGACCTACCTAACCGACACGGCGACCGCACTCGAGCAGGCGAGCTCCGCTGCGGCATCGTCGGCGGCGGCGTTCGAGGCCGCTCACGCGGGGGTGGTCAACCCCGCGCTGGTCTTCACCAACCGCGCGGAATTTACGGCCGCACTCGCCGGGCTCCCCTTCACCCTTCCGCAGGTGACGGAATTGGAGATGGAGTACTCCGAGATGTGGGTCCAAGACGCCACCGCAATGAGCGCGTACCAGGCGGCCAGTGACGCGGCCGCCGGGATGCTGCAGCCGGTGACCCCGCTGGCCTCCACCGTGGACCCGGCCGTGCAAGCCGCCGACGCCCCGGTCCAAGCGGCGGACTTGGCAGCACCCCAGGCGCTGCAAGCACTCGATCTGAGCTCGCTGACCGACGCGCTGCAACTTCCGTTTACCAGCAACAACCTGCTGCAGTCGATCGACGGCTTCCTCGGCACGCCTTCTGTGCTGAACGCCATCAACGGTGCGGTCAACACCGCGGCCTGGTTCACCA from the Mycobacterium lentiflavum genome contains:
- a CDS encoding DUF732 domain-containing protein, whose product is MKNTAWLAGPIAAVATGLVAIAAAPIAHADGADDTYLRTLQQRGLSWPGGQDQMMINAGHAVCQDFDAGDTMAQTVDDVKKALGVSNMGAGSIVGAAVAAYCPENRSKM
- a CDS encoding class I SAM-dependent methyltransferase yields the protein MLALDTMVREKLFICPRCAGAVLSDAGSWRCSNTSCRYAEVPFPTVSGVPALVDFEHSVVDADRLQASQGASDIARSGLNRTLRALVHPANTVAAASVDRMLELLRADAAATGRRARVLVIGGGSQGDGLAKLYGDPDVDLIAFDIYASPIVQFVADGHAIPLADASVDGVVVQAVLQYVLEPTVVAKEIHRVLRGRGIVYADSPFIQQVSEGPYDLTRFTDSGHRYLFRRFERIDSGCVAGPGTALRWSIDYFVRALTRSRRLGRLAVLCFFWLSWIDRILDPRHAIDGASSVFFLGRKSDVSITGADIIDYYQGAMSEIHGRT
- a CDS encoding class I SAM-dependent methyltransferase, whose product is MNDDPRNDVVSRQYDRWQYPPPIDDLEAYSKNNWEWFDPFWAHRVLWPDRGYRPDLDILIAGCGANQASVFAFTNRAASVVAIDVSQSALDHQRYLKDKHGLDNLELHLLPIEEVSTLGRDFDLIVSTGVLHHMADPQTGMTALAGCLRREGAMGIMLYAKYGRTGVELLESVFRDLGLSQDDASVQAVKDIIATLPADHPVRSYLAVTRDLQTDGALVDTFLHGRQRSYTVDQCRDLVTAAGLTFQGWFHKSPYYPHEMFTPASKFVDYLTKLPEAELWSVMERLQTANATHFFMACRPDRPKEHYTIDFTTNAALDYVPMSRTACLLSDADLLGPGYRLRLDPAQLPFAQLVDGRRSIREIAAGVAQRGGGSIGEAEDLARKLFQELWRLDFLSMAIPVSEHGA
- a CDS encoding PE family protein; amino-acid sequence: MSFLTTVTEELLAAQGQLEAINANLAAQNAGAAAATTVVAPAGADAVSLQQAALFSAFGTTYQTTAAEAQTQLETYTTNLGTSSTSYSDTEANNAASALLQSADPSQFSLLADPVSQVQAAGPGSTGLDILQYLLGGTGNFTNSAMLGGMFGLSSNSANILNIGAGNWASAASNLVGMAGGGLLPAGSDTIGDAAAAAGAADLAASTTPMPAGMGGGAAMPVVAGIGQGTLVGNLAVPPSWVGGQVTPVVGTTATPLHTVGWTSAAPAAGTGTPIAGMPGMVTGAGRASSGFGAPRYGVKPIVMPKSTAV
- a CDS encoding PPE family protein, SVP subgroup gives rise to the protein MVMDFAALPPEITSTLVWSGPGSAPLMAAATAYANLAAEVSTTATSWESIISLLTTEAWTGGGSAAAATAAQPIVTYLTDTATALEQASSAAASSAAAFEAAHAGVVNPALVFTNRAEFTAALAGLPFTLPQVTELEMEYSEMWVQDATAMSAYQAASDAAAGMLQPVTPLASTVDPAVQAADAPVQAADLAAPQALQALDLSSLTDALQLPFTSNNLLQSIDGFLGTPSVLNAINGAVNTAAWFTMITIPTAVSLGHVLAGAAVPAAAVSDVVPAGAGGVIEGAVVSSVSPMAGAGGLGSAATASLGGAQTVSRLSVPASWAANAAPATELAAATAPIEGSGWTAATEEASVMGAPGMPGMVAGAKGAGAFGSGPRYGFKPIVMPKQVVV